In one Pseudodesulfovibrio tunisiensis genomic region, the following are encoded:
- a CDS encoding cation-transporting P-type ATPase: MERLLDKHWHHIEADEVAQFLDVDPGKGLDELEVEQRLKHFGENVITGKKGRTNLERFLLQFHQPLVYILIAAGLVTAYLGEWVDSLVILAVVLVNAVVGYIQEAKAVKALDSLSASMSTEAVVFRAGSSDRIPASGVVPGDVVLLRSGDKVPADLRILSGKELRIDESALTGESLPVDKEPGRLPPDAVLAERRCMAYAGTLVSYGQGRGVVVATGNHTEIGRISGLIEAADELETPLTRKITRFSHMLLIAILCLAAASFVLGLIRSEPVNEMFMAAVALAVGAIPEGLPAAVTIILALGVSRMAGRKAIIRKLPAVETLGGTTVICSDKTGTLTENQMTVQEIRCGGRAYTVSGDGYGYDGAISAADGGEAGGRALEECMRAGLLCNDARIYMKEGRPAVEGDPTEGALVVSARKYGLEREAESSAFARVDELPFESEWQYMATLHNHEGGRVVYLKGAVEKVLECCMDALSESGEGMELDVEAVVREQHELASRGLRVLAFARKDLDADGGLVRSDACMGMTFVGLQGMIDPPRKEAISAIAACQHAGVKVKMITGDHALTAEAIGLRLGLRGGDCQLGEDCPVLTGREIADLSDHDLVEKAPGIPVFARVSPEQKLRLVLALQKTGEVCAMTGDGVNDAPALKQADIGVAMGITGTEVAKEAADMVLTDDNFATIEAAVEEGRGVFANLVKFIAWTLPTNAGEGLVILTAILFGATLPILPVQILWINMTTAACLGMMLAFEPREPGIMDRPPRDPARPILDRTMLRRVGIVSVLLLVCAFGLFKWELLNGASIEKARTMAVNVFVVVEAFYLFNARSFTRSPFALGFMSNPWVVGGFALMMALQGAFTYAPFMNTLFSSAPVDVFDWGKIILCGLAVYGIVEFDKKRTQSDV; encoded by the coding sequence ATGGAAAGGTTGCTGGACAAGCATTGGCATCACATTGAGGCGGACGAGGTTGCGCAGTTTCTGGACGTTGATCCCGGGAAGGGGCTGGACGAGCTGGAGGTGGAGCAGCGGCTGAAGCATTTCGGGGAGAACGTGATCACCGGGAAGAAGGGCAGGACGAATCTGGAAAGGTTCCTGCTGCAATTCCATCAGCCGCTTGTCTACATTCTGATAGCGGCAGGGCTGGTGACGGCGTATCTGGGCGAGTGGGTGGATTCGCTGGTCATACTGGCCGTGGTGCTGGTGAACGCGGTGGTGGGGTACATTCAGGAGGCCAAGGCCGTGAAGGCGCTGGATTCCCTGTCCGCGAGCATGAGCACCGAGGCCGTGGTATTCCGCGCCGGGAGTTCGGACAGGATTCCTGCCTCGGGCGTGGTGCCCGGGGACGTGGTGCTGCTGCGGTCCGGGGACAAGGTGCCAGCGGATTTGCGGATTCTTTCAGGCAAGGAGCTGCGCATCGATGAGTCCGCACTGACCGGAGAATCCCTGCCCGTGGACAAGGAACCGGGCCGTTTGCCGCCGGATGCGGTGCTGGCCGAGCGCAGATGCATGGCATACGCCGGGACGCTGGTCAGCTATGGTCAGGGCCGGGGCGTTGTGGTGGCCACGGGCAACCATACCGAGATCGGCCGCATTTCCGGACTGATCGAGGCTGCGGATGAACTGGAAACGCCGCTGACCAGAAAGATCACGCGGTTCAGCCACATGCTGCTGATCGCCATTCTGTGTCTGGCTGCGGCTTCATTCGTGCTCGGGCTGATTCGCTCCGAACCCGTGAACGAGATGTTCATGGCCGCTGTTGCCCTTGCCGTGGGCGCGATCCCCGAGGGGTTGCCTGCGGCCGTGACCATCATCCTGGCATTGGGCGTGTCGCGCATGGCAGGGAGAAAGGCGATCATCCGCAAGCTGCCTGCCGTGGAAACGCTGGGCGGCACGACCGTGATCTGCTCGGACAAGACCGGCACTTTGACCGAGAATCAGATGACGGTGCAGGAAATCCGGTGCGGTGGCAGGGCCTACACCGTGTCCGGAGACGGATACGGGTATGACGGAGCCATCTCGGCTGCGGATGGTGGCGAGGCCGGAGGCCGGGCGTTGGAGGAATGCATGCGGGCCGGACTGCTCTGCAATGACGCGAGGATTTACATGAAGGAAGGGCGGCCTGCCGTGGAGGGCGATCCGACCGAAGGCGCGCTTGTGGTGTCCGCCCGGAAATACGGGCTGGAACGGGAGGCGGAGAGCTCGGCGTTTGCGCGCGTGGACGAGCTGCCGTTCGAATCGGAATGGCAGTACATGGCCACCCTGCATAACCACGAGGGCGGACGCGTGGTGTACCTGAAGGGAGCTGTGGAAAAGGTGCTGGAATGCTGCATGGACGCCCTGAGCGAGTCCGGGGAGGGCATGGAACTGGATGTCGAGGCCGTGGTGCGGGAGCAGCATGAGCTGGCTTCCCGAGGGCTTCGAGTGCTGGCGTTTGCGCGCAAGGATTTGGACGCGGACGGCGGGCTGGTGCGGTCGGATGCGTGCATGGGCATGACCTTCGTGGGGTTGCAGGGCATGATCGACCCGCCCAGAAAGGAGGCGATTTCAGCCATTGCCGCGTGTCAGCATGCGGGCGTGAAGGTCAAGATGATTACCGGCGATCACGCCCTGACCGCCGAGGCCATAGGCCTGCGTCTGGGACTGCGCGGCGGGGATTGCCAGCTTGGCGAGGATTGTCCGGTGCTGACCGGCAGGGAAATCGCGGATTTGAGCGACCATGATCTGGTGGAGAAGGCCCCGGGCATCCCGGTGTTTGCCCGGGTTTCCCCGGAACAGAAGTTGCGGCTGGTGCTGGCGTTGCAGAAGACCGGCGAGGTCTGCGCCATGACCGGCGACGGGGTGAACGACGCGCCCGCACTCAAGCAGGCGGACATCGGCGTGGCCATGGGCATCACCGGAACCGAGGTGGCCAAGGAAGCCGCGGACATGGTCCTGACCGACGACAATTTCGCGACCATCGAGGCGGCAGTGGAAGAGGGGCGTGGCGTATTCGCCAATCTGGTGAAGTTCATTGCCTGGACTCTGCCCACGAATGCGGGCGAAGGGCTGGTCATCCTGACCGCGATCCTGTTTGGCGCGACATTGCCCATCCTGCCGGTGCAGATTCTGTGGATCAACATGACCACGGCCGCGTGTCTGGGCATGATGCTCGCCTTCGAGCCAAGGGAGCCGGGCATCATGGATCGGCCGCCGCGCGATCCGGCCCGACCGATTCTGGACAGGACCATGCTGCGCAGGGTCGGCATTGTCAGCGTGCTGCTGCTCGTGTGCGCGTTCGGCCTGTTCAAGTGGGAGCTGCTGAACGGCGCATCCATTGAAAAGGCGCGCACCATGGCCGTGAACGTGTTCGTGGTGGTGGAGGCGTTCTACCTGTTCAACGCAAGGTCGTTTAC
- a CDS encoding Mrp/NBP35 family ATP-binding protein, with the protein MSDACNGCSSATGDGGCSNPNGCPSQEDMKLKKTLSRIKHKVVVMSGKGGVGKSTVAANIAVALALAGKKVGLLDVDVHGPSIPRLLSLKGNAPKVSDGKMEPVQWNRNLWVMSLGFLIPDPNQAVIWRGPVKIGLIKQFVEDVAWGDLDFLVVDCPPGTGDEPLSTLQTLGTDALGVIVTTPQGVAVDDVRRSISFVRELENTVFGVIENMSGFVCPDCGAIHNIFSSGGGEELAREMGANFLGRVPIDPEVARSGDEGYPFMKVHKDTSTGKIFAEIIKPLLALPE; encoded by the coding sequence ATGAGCGACGCATGCAACGGCTGTTCTTCGGCTACCGGAGACGGCGGCTGTTCCAACCCGAACGGTTGTCCCAGCCAGGAAGACATGAAGCTGAAGAAGACCCTGTCCCGCATCAAGCACAAGGTCGTGGTCATGTCCGGCAAGGGCGGCGTTGGCAAGTCCACTGTCGCCGCGAACATTGCGGTGGCCCTGGCTCTGGCCGGCAAGAAGGTCGGCCTGCTCGACGTTGACGTGCACGGCCCGTCCATCCCCCGCCTGCTCAGCCTCAAGGGCAATGCCCCCAAGGTTTCCGACGGCAAGATGGAACCCGTGCAGTGGAACCGCAACCTGTGGGTCATGTCCCTCGGCTTTCTGATTCCCGACCCGAATCAGGCCGTGATCTGGCGCGGTCCGGTCAAGATCGGCCTGATCAAGCAGTTCGTGGAGGACGTGGCCTGGGGCGATCTCGATTTTCTCGTGGTCGACTGCCCTCCGGGAACCGGCGACGAGCCGCTCTCCACGCTCCAGACTCTGGGCACCGACGCGCTCGGCGTGATCGTGACCACTCCGCAGGGCGTGGCCGTGGACGACGTGCGCCGCTCCATCTCCTTTGTGCGTGAACTGGAAAACACCGTGTTCGGCGTGATCGAGAACATGTCCGGCTTTGTCTGCCCGGATTGCGGAGCCATCCACAACATCTTCAGTTCCGGCGGCGGCGAAGAACTGGCCAGGGAAATGGGCGCGAACTTCCTCGGACGCGTGCCCATTGATCCGGAAGTCGCCCGCTCCGGCGACGAAGGCTACCCGTTCATGAAGGTCCACAAGGACACGTCCACGGGCAAGATATTCGCGGAAATCATCAAGCCTCTGCTGGCCCTTCCCGAATAA
- a CDS encoding amidohydrolase: MTTTLIRNATILTMDKQRRIFQGGDVLVSQGKIAAIGGVPEDMIPEDAEIVDATGKLVLPGLINTHVHTSQQLERGLADDVNLLTWLHDRTWPFESALLEDDSYFSTLACGIELIKSGVTTFAEAGGQHVNGMARGVRKLGMRAALCQSSMDCGQGLPDGWVRPTQQVLDEQLGLHARWHGQADGRISVWLGLRTIFNCSDELIRRTMREAERLNTRVHMHVAEVREEVEFVRDTRGATTVRHLADIDALSPNLLAVHTVWLTPEEVALFAEHDVKVSHNPAAAMRVLGFAPVPDMIRAGVSVSIGTDGAPCNNRMDMFDEMYTTSLIHKGRYLDPTIITAETILEMATLHGARCMGMEREIGSLEPGKQADLILVDPRDAGSLPLHDPVTGLVTAMHSSNVDSTMCAGQWLMRDRKILTVDEDMLLDEIQERAEHIRERAGINLPSRYPVIKVR, encoded by the coding sequence ATGACAACGACACTCATCCGCAACGCAACCATCCTGACCATGGACAAACAGCGCCGCATCTTTCAGGGCGGCGACGTGCTCGTGAGTCAGGGCAAGATCGCGGCCATCGGCGGCGTGCCCGAGGACATGATTCCCGAAGACGCGGAAATCGTGGACGCAACAGGCAAGCTCGTGCTGCCCGGCCTGATCAACACCCACGTCCACACTTCCCAGCAGCTCGAACGCGGACTGGCCGACGACGTGAACCTGCTCACATGGCTGCATGACCGCACATGGCCCTTTGAAAGCGCGCTGCTTGAGGACGATTCGTATTTCTCCACCCTTGCCTGCGGCATCGAGCTCATCAAGTCCGGCGTGACCACCTTTGCCGAGGCCGGTGGCCAGCACGTCAACGGCATGGCGCGCGGCGTGCGCAAGCTCGGCATGCGCGCGGCCCTGTGCCAGTCCAGCATGGATTGCGGACAGGGACTGCCCGACGGCTGGGTGCGGCCCACCCAGCAGGTTCTGGACGAGCAGCTCGGCCTGCATGCCCGCTGGCACGGACAGGCAGACGGCCGCATCTCGGTCTGGCTCGGTCTGCGCACCATATTCAACTGTTCCGACGAACTCATCCGCCGCACCATGCGCGAAGCCGAACGCCTCAACACCCGTGTGCACATGCATGTGGCCGAGGTCAGGGAGGAAGTTGAATTCGTGCGCGACACGCGCGGCGCAACCACGGTCCGCCATCTTGCGGACATCGACGCGCTCTCCCCGAATCTCCTTGCCGTGCACACGGTCTGGCTCACGCCCGAGGAAGTCGCTCTGTTCGCGGAACACGACGTCAAGGTCTCGCACAATCCCGCGGCAGCCATGCGCGTGCTCGGGTTCGCCCCGGTGCCGGACATGATCCGGGCGGGCGTCAGCGTGTCCATCGGCACGGACGGCGCACCCTGCAACAACCGCATGGACATGTTCGACGAGATGTACACCACCTCGCTCATCCACAAGGGCCGGTATCTCGATCCCACGATCATCACGGCCGAAACCATTCTGGAAATGGCCACCCTGCACGGTGCGCGCTGCATGGGCATGGAAAGGGAAATCGGCTCGCTCGAACCCGGCAAGCAGGCCGACCTCATCCTCGTGGACCCGCGCGACGCAGGCAGTCTGCCCCTGCACGATCCGGTCACCGGACTTGTCACGGCCATGCATTCCTCCAACGTCGATTCCACCATGTGCGCAGGCCAGTGGCTCATGCGCGACAGAAAAATCCTGACAGTTGACGAGGACATGCTGCTCGACGAAATTCAGGAACGCGCCGAGCACATTCGCGAACGCGCAGGCATCAATCTGCCCTCGCGCTATCCCGTGATCAAGGTGAGATAG
- the ribB gene encoding 3,4-dihydroxy-2-butanone-4-phosphate synthase: MNQPLLDRFGNPKTRVEKALKALRNGSGVLVTDDEDRENEGDLIFAAESLTEDQMAMLIRECSGIVCLCLTEDKVCDLNLPLMVDDNTSQYGTAFTISIEAAKGVTTGVSAKDRVTTIRTAIADEALPGDLSHPGHVFPLQARSGGVLERQGHTEATVDLMKLAGLKPCGVLCEVTNPDGTMARLPEIIDLAEKNNLTVCTVNDLVDYRTRQ; encoded by the coding sequence ATGAATCAGCCCCTGCTTGACCGATTCGGAAATCCCAAAACCCGCGTGGAAAAAGCTCTGAAAGCCCTTCGCAACGGAAGCGGCGTTCTCGTGACCGACGACGAGGACCGCGAAAACGAGGGCGACCTGATCTTTGCCGCGGAATCCCTGACCGAAGACCAGATGGCCATGCTCATCCGCGAATGCAGCGGCATCGTGTGCCTGTGCCTGACCGAGGACAAGGTCTGCGACCTGAACCTGCCCCTGATGGTGGACGACAATACCAGCCAGTACGGCACGGCATTCACCATCTCCATCGAGGCGGCCAAGGGCGTGACCACCGGAGTCTCGGCCAAGGACCGCGTGACCACGATCCGCACCGCCATTGCGGACGAGGCCCTGCCCGGCGACCTGAGCCATCCGGGACACGTGTTCCCGCTTCAGGCCCGTTCCGGCGGCGTTCTGGAACGTCAGGGCCACACCGAAGCCACCGTGGACCTCATGAAACTGGCCGGGCTCAAGCCCTGCGGCGTGCTCTGCGAGGTGACCAACCCGGACGGCACCATGGCCCGCCTGCCCGAGATCATTGATCTGGCGGAAAAGAACAATCTCACGGTCTGCACCGTGAACGATCTGGTGGACTACCGCACCAGACAATAG
- a CDS encoding DUF169 domain-containing protein, which translates to MQSAIVHHLRPEFEPVALLWSNDCPEGAVRFRPGRFGCVLFLFGMASKQGKVTAADRESLACEGGRAGLGLGVDFDITLGLETYGALFSKGTQAAPDAEAYARVLEQVPERFRDLFEFGERHHCSFERAMDWLQNGLPHYDIPFRYVLFKPLSQVEDGDNVRTVIFPVTPVELAGLLTLTGSVIPGTDPVQVPQGADCNHIGSFPYAQGEAEQPRAVLGMTGVDGREAMHTYFRDDVLTLALPWKLFRQMEQEAEDSVLQTPSWKKLIRT; encoded by the coding sequence ATGCAAAGCGCGATAGTCCACCATCTGCGTCCCGAGTTCGAGCCTGTGGCCCTGCTGTGGAGCAACGACTGTCCGGAAGGCGCAGTACGATTCAGGCCGGGGCGATTCGGGTGCGTCCTGTTCCTGTTCGGCATGGCGTCCAAACAGGGCAAGGTAACGGCCGCAGACCGGGAAAGTCTGGCCTGCGAAGGCGGCAGGGCCGGGTTGGGCCTTGGCGTGGATTTCGACATCACGCTCGGACTGGAGACCTACGGAGCATTGTTCAGCAAGGGCACACAGGCAGCACCCGATGCCGAAGCCTATGCCCGGGTGCTGGAACAGGTGCCGGAACGCTTCAGGGACCTGTTCGAATTCGGGGAACGCCATCACTGTTCCTTTGAACGGGCCATGGACTGGCTGCAGAACGGGCTGCCCCATTACGACATCCCGTTTCGGTATGTGCTGTTCAAGCCGCTGTCGCAGGTCGAGGACGGCGACAACGTGCGCACCGTGATCTTTCCGGTCACGCCCGTGGAACTGGCCGGCTTGCTCACCCTGACCGGATCGGTCATCCCCGGCACGGACCCGGTTCAGGTGCCGCAGGGCGCGGACTGCAATCACATCGGCAGCTTTCCCTATGCTCAGGGCGAAGCAGAGCAGCCACGCGCCGTGCTGGGCATGACCGGGGTTGACGGCCGGGAGGCCATGCACACCTATTTCCGGGACGACGTGCTGACGCTTGCCCTGCCGTGGAAGCTCTTCCGGCAGATGGAGCAGGAAGCCGAGGACAGCGTTCTGCAAACGCCTTCCTGGAAGAAACTGATCCGAACCTGA
- a CDS encoding PLP-dependent aminotransferase family protein produces MARYGLDASPDEVVVCSGAQHALTCCLTGLFRPGDRIAADAQTYPGMKTLAAMLGVRLVPVAMDRRGMIPEKLDATCAKDSIKGLYLMPGVHNPTTATMDAERREAIAAVGRKHSLILIEDDAYDLTVQNALPPVSSMMRESSVYIAGLSKSLAAGLRVAFMASPRPLRRRLAQSVLNTVWMTPPLSAELACQWIKDGTADHTVEIKRAEARRRFLAAVEYLDDLVFYGQPTSFFIWLRLPEPWRGHTFEAQARKAGVNVFGAEKFTIGDSHVPAAARLSLSGPADIDELRQGLAVIRDLLHRPELAEEIP; encoded by the coding sequence GTGGCACGCTACGGACTGGACGCATCACCGGACGAGGTGGTTGTCTGCTCCGGGGCGCAGCATGCCCTGACCTGCTGCCTGACCGGACTGTTCCGGCCCGGAGACCGCATTGCCGCGGATGCGCAGACATATCCGGGCATGAAGACGCTGGCGGCCATGCTCGGCGTCCGGCTCGTGCCCGTGGCCATGGACAGGCGGGGCATGATCCCCGAGAAACTGGACGCAACCTGCGCAAAGGACAGCATCAAGGGACTGTATCTCATGCCCGGGGTGCACAATCCCACCACGGCCACCATGGACGCGGAACGCCGCGAGGCCATCGCCGCCGTGGGCCGCAAGCATTCCCTGATCCTGATCGAGGACGACGCCTACGACCTGACCGTGCAGAACGCCCTGCCGCCCGTCTCCTCCATGATGCGCGAATCCAGCGTGTACATCGCGGGCCTGTCCAAGTCCCTTGCCGCCGGACTTCGCGTGGCGTTCATGGCCTCACCAAGACCCTTGCGCCGCAGGCTGGCCCAGTCCGTGCTGAACACGGTCTGGATGACCCCGCCCCTGAGTGCGGAACTGGCCTGTCAATGGATCAAGGACGGCACCGCCGACCATACCGTGGAGATCAAGCGGGCCGAGGCGCGGCGACGCTTTCTGGCTGCCGTGGAATATCTGGACGATCTGGTCTTCTACGGCCAGCCCACGAGTTTCTTCATCTGGCTCAGGCTGCCCGAACCGTGGCGTGGCCACACATTCGAGGCTCAGGCGCGCAAGGCCGGGGTCAACGTGTTCGGCGCGGAAAAATTCACGATCGGCGACAGCCATGTTCCGGCTGCGGCCCGCCTTTCCCTGAGCGGCCCGGCAGACATCGACGAGCTGCGTCAGGGGCTGGCCGTGATCCGCGACCTGCTCCACCGCCCGGAACTTGCCGAGGAAATTCCATAG
- a CDS encoding sigma-54 interaction domain-containing protein, whose translation MPFPRDLPLEDVFSSIADGLFTVDADWNVTYFNEAAERITGISASEAVGCKCWDVFRSSLCDGNCALKACLQNGGPITNKSIFVVRRDGRKVPISISASPLRNARGEVIGGVETFRDLTEIQVMRKRVKELYKFEDIVGRSPALEKIFEILPQVSRSEATVLLLGESGTGKELFARAIHNLSTRKDGPFVAVNCGALPDTLLESELFGYKAGAFTDARKDKPGRFELARGGTIFLDEIGDLPAKLQVKLLRVLQEKAFEPLGGVHPVKANVRVVAATNRNLEKLVADGTFRQDLYYRLNVVTLRLPPLRERRGDIGLLLDHFIEEFNAIQGKQVDGVSEDVMHILMRHDFPGNVRELENILEFAFILCSSGFIQVDHLPENLRPRQSGSTDPNALFSGTLEQIKCRAVRAALQRNDGKRMATCRELGISKDTLRRMLARCEKSGE comes from the coding sequence ATGCCGTTTCCCAGGGATCTTCCGCTTGAGGACGTATTTTCGTCCATTGCCGACGGGCTGTTCACCGTGGATGCGGACTGGAACGTGACGTACTTCAACGAGGCAGCCGAACGCATCACGGGCATCAGCGCGTCCGAGGCCGTGGGCTGCAAATGCTGGGACGTGTTCCGCTCCAGCCTGTGCGACGGAAACTGCGCGCTCAAGGCGTGCTTGCAGAATGGCGGTCCCATCACGAACAAGTCGATTTTCGTGGTACGCCGGGACGGCAGAAAGGTGCCCATTTCCATTTCCGCCTCGCCGTTGCGCAATGCCCGCGGCGAAGTGATCGGCGGGGTGGAGACCTTCCGCGACCTGACCGAGATTCAGGTCATGCGCAAACGGGTCAAGGAACTGTACAAGTTCGAGGACATCGTGGGCCGCAGTCCGGCTCTGGAAAAGATATTCGAAATCCTGCCACAGGTAAGCCGTTCCGAGGCCACGGTGCTTCTGCTGGGCGAATCCGGCACGGGCAAGGAACTGTTTGCCCGGGCCATCCACAACCTGAGCACGCGCAAGGACGGGCCATTCGTGGCCGTGAACTGCGGCGCACTGCCCGACACCCTGCTGGAATCCGAATTGTTCGGATACAAGGCCGGTGCGTTCACGGACGCGCGCAAGGACAAACCGGGCCGCTTCGAATTGGCACGCGGCGGCACGATCTTTCTGGATGAAATCGGCGACCTGCCAGCAAAATTGCAGGTCAAGCTGCTCCGCGTGCTTCAGGAAAAGGCGTTCGAGCCATTGGGCGGAGTGCATCCGGTCAAGGCGAACGTACGCGTTGTGGCGGCCACAAACCGCAATCTGGAAAAACTGGTCGCAGACGGCACGTTCCGGCAGGACCTGTACTATCGCCTGAACGTGGTCACCCTGCGGTTGCCGCCCCTGCGCGAGCGACGCGGAGACATCGGCCTGCTTCTGGACCACTTCATCGAGGAATTCAACGCGATTCAGGGCAAACAAGTGGACGGGGTTTCCGAAGACGTGATGCACATTCTCATGCGCCATGACTTCCCGGGCAACGTACGCGAGCTGGAAAACATCCTGGAATTCGCGTTCATCCTGTGCTCCTCGGGCTTCATTCAGGTGGACCATCTGCCCGAGAACCTCCGGCCCAGACAGTCCGGTTCCACTGACCCGAACGCCCTGTTTTCCGGCACGCTGGAACAGATCAAGTGCCGGGCCGTGCGCGCGGCGCTGCAACGCAATGATGGCAAACGCATGGCCACCTGCCGGGAACTCGGCATTTCCAAGGACACGCTCCGCCGCATGCTCGCCCGCTGCGAAAAATCGGGCGAATAA
- a CDS encoding NifB/NifX family molybdenum-iron cluster-binding protein, giving the protein MDRTSAIMACGVTCILCGAVCDTTRKHLERGGIAVHPWLTGTIDETLRAYLQGSLADFAMPGCRNCGERRSPAVVPVPNADAGQERD; this is encoded by the coding sequence ATGGACAGGACATCCGCCATTATGGCCTGCGGGGTAACTTGCATTCTCTGCGGCGCAGTGTGCGACACCACCCGCAAGCATCTGGAGCGCGGCGGCATTGCCGTGCATCCATGGTTGACTGGAACCATTGACGAAACACTCCGGGCCTACCTGCAAGGTTCTCTGGCGGACTTTGCCATGCCCGGTTGCAGAAACTGCGGGGAACGCCGATCCCCGGCGGTTGTGCCCGTCCCGAATGCCGACGCGGGACAGGAGCGCGACTGA